The Mangifera indica cultivar Alphonso chromosome 8, CATAS_Mindica_2.1, whole genome shotgun sequence genome has a window encoding:
- the LOC123223291 gene encoding NACHT, LRR and PYD domains-containing protein 5 isoform X3, translating into MNHSTCEYSMLYHHCQQFGCYTRSLRLQNVLCVDETCNQVLIFQSKEVTNLSVRAYVHANHHVYMSFSVLCMHFVYIISDSYFMQQLLKNSVLQSLIIVWVRSKRQVNSLSKLISQNLETLTSLEFRHCKLCAFFVHSICRALYDTSLGTHRIRHFSITASSLNENSIISHESSLSSVTLKLISFLSTGRSLHSLKFSDSHLDQFFGRLLFRDLVEASCGLSILDLSGNNLTGWLSKINRGSPSDSLFPLQAKTLQSLRFLNLRGNNLRKVDAEDLRYALLIMPNLESLDISDNPIEDDGIRSLISYFNQVSEKSHPLAKLNLENCDLSCDGVIALLDMLSKLRKPLNSLSIADNVLGSQVASALAKFLDTSIQVLNIGGIGLGSSGFRALEAGIQGELKLVNIDISKNRGGLETAKFLSKLMSCASELVEVNAGYNLMPSESLSIICSTLKVSKGHLQRVDLMGNNWDHQPAHVHMVAEFQHKGQPIVILPSPGAADVPYDGDP; encoded by the exons ATGAATCATTCAACTTGTGAATATTCCATGTTATATCACCATTGCCAGCAATTTGGGTGCTATACTAG ATCTCTAAGACTTCAAAATGTGCTTTGTGTTGACGAGACTTGT AATCAAGTACTTATATTTCAATCTAAAGAAGTTACCAATCTATCCGTTCGTGCCTATGTACATGCAAATCATCATGTATATATGAGTTTTTCTGTGCTCTGTATGCACTTTGTATACATAATCTCTGATTCTTATTTCATGCAGCAATTATTGAAAAACAGTGTGTTGCAAAGCTTGATAATAGTTTGGGTCAGATCTAAAAGACAG GTGAACAGCTTATCCAAGCTTATATCTCAAAATCTTGAAACATTAACATCACTTGAGTTTCGTCACTGCAAGCTATGTGCATTTTTCGTTCATTCAATTTGTCGTGCTCTTTACGATACGAGTTTGGGAACACATAGGATTCGGCACTTCTCAATCACTGCATCAAGCCTGAATGAAAACAGCATAATCTCTCATGAAAGCAGCTTAAGCTCCGTAACTCTGAAACTTATTTCATTTCTCTCTACTGGAAG GTCACTGCATTCGTTGAAATTCAGTGACAGCCATCTGGACCAATTTTTTGGAAGATTACTTTTTAGAGACCTGGTTGAGGCTTCATGTGGTTTGTCCATCCTTGATCTTTCTGGAAACAAT TTAACAGGATGGCTCTCTAAGATCAACCGGGGATCCCCAAGTGATTCCCTGTTTCCTCTACAAGCCAAGACTTTGCAATCATTACGTTTTCTCAATCTGAG GGGAAATAATCTCCGGAAAGTTGACGCAGAGGATCTTAGATATGCGCTGCTTATTATGCCTAATTTGGAGAGCTTGGATATTAGTGACAATCCCATTGAGGATGATGGAATCAG AAGTTTAATTTCCTATTTCAATCAAGTATCTGAAAAATCCCATCCCTTGGCTAAACTGAATTTGGAAAATTGCGACCTTTCCTGCGATGGTGTGATTGCACTTCTTGATATGCTTTCGAAGTTGAGAAAACCCCTGAATTCTCTCTCTATTGCTGATAATGTCCTTGGAAG TCAAGTAGCATCTGCTTTGGCAAAATTTTTGGACACATCTATTCAAGTACTAAATATTGGAGGAATTGGACTGGGTTCATCTGGCTTTCGGGCACTTGAAGCTGGAATACAGGGGGAGTTGAAGCTTGTCAATATTGACATAAG TAAAAATCGGGGTGGGTTGGAAACTGCAAAGTTTTTGTCAAAGCTCATGTCTTGTGCTTCAGAACTTGTTGAAGTTAATGCTGGATATAATCTGATGCCTTCAGAATCCTTGTCCATCATATGCTCCACCCTAAAGGTCTCAAAAG GCCATCTTCAGCGTGTGGACTTGATGGGGAACAACTGGGATCATCAACCAGCTCATGTTCACATGGTTGCTGAATTCCAGCATAAAGGCCAGCCTATTGTGATACTCCCATCACCGGGAGCCGCAGATGTGCCTTATGATGGTGATCCATAG
- the LOC123223290 gene encoding LOW QUALITY PROTEIN: CLIP-associated protein-like (The sequence of the model RefSeq protein was modified relative to this genomic sequence to represent the inferred CDS: inserted 3 bases in 2 codons), protein MEEALELARAKDTKERMAGVERLYQYLEASRKSLSSAEVTSLVDTCLDLLKDNNFKVSQGALQALASAAVLSGEHFKLHFNVLVPAVVERLGDGKQPVRDAARRLLLTLMEVSSPTIIVERAGSYAWTHKSWRVREEFARTVTSAIGLFASTELPLQRAILPPILQMLNDSNPGVREAAILCIEEMYMQAGPQFRDELNRHHLPMSMMKDINARLEKIQLQIRSSDGLASTFAPVEMKPATINPKKSSPKAKSSSREMSLFGGEDVTEKPIEPIKVYSEKELIREFEKVASTFVPEKDWSIRIAAMQRVEGLVLGGAADYPCFRGLLKQLVGPLSMQLSDRRSSIVKQACHLLSFLSKELLXDFEACAELFIPVLFKLVVITVLVIAESADNCIKTMLRNCKVARALSRIADCAKNDRSAVLRARCCEYALLILEHWPDAPEIQRSADLYEDLIRCCVGDAMSEVRSTARMCYRMFAKTWPDRSRRLFSSFDPVIQRIINEEDGGMHRRHASPSLRDRGGQMSFTPHVSTSSSLPGYGTSAIVAMDRSSSLSSGTSLSSGLLLSQTKSLNKGSERSLESVLHASKQKVTAIESMLRGLEISEKQNPSALRSSSLDLGVDPPSSRDPPFPASVPASNDHTNSLLESTISGINKSSNLTSGMIWSDIITQIRASKDSDKLLYRGNVANESLHSLSSYSARRASERLQERGIEENNDIKEARRFTNSHVDRQHLDTQRDGNFRDSQHSYIPNFQRPLLRKHVSGRMSAGRRRSFDDSQLSLGEMSNYTDGPASLNDALSEGLSPSSDWCARVATFNYLRSLLQQGPKGVQEVIQSFEKVMKLFFQHLDDPHHKVAQAALSTLADIITSCRKPFEGYMERTLPHVFSRLIDPKELVRQPCSTTLDIVSKTYSVDSLLPALLRSLDEQRSPKAKLAVIEFAICSFNKHAMNSEGAGNIGILKLWLAKLTPLAHDKNTKLKEAAITCIISVYSHYDSTAVLNFILSLSVEEQNSLRRALKQYTPRIEVDLMNYLQSKKDRQRLKSSYDPSDVVGTSSEEGYVIASKNSHYYGRYSSGSVDSDGGRKWSSVQDSTLITGSMGHASSDETKENLYLNLETGSNADVNSKAKDLTNTNTYLEGLSSPHVDINVLMNSDPLGVSEGAGHKFEISSEMDLNHHKPAAIKVNSVXDTGPSIPQILHLICNGNDGSPTTSKHGALQQLIEASVASDQSIWNKYFNQILTAVLEVLDDNDSSIREVALSLINEMLKNQKDAMEDSIEIVIEKLLHVTKDVPKVSSEAEHCLTIVLSQYDPFRCLSVIVPLLVTEDEKILVTCINCLTKLVGRLSQEELMAQLPSFLPALFEAFGNQSADVRKTVVFCLVDIYIMLGKSFLPYLEGLNNTQLRLVTIYANRISQARSGTTQ, encoded by the exons ATGGAGGAGGCGCTGGAACTCGCACGTGCCAAGGACACTAAGGAGCGGATGGCCGGAGTGGAGCGTCTCTATCAATATCTCGAAGCTTCTAGAAAAAGTCTCAGTAGCGCTGAAGTGACTTCCCTTGTGGATACTTGCTTGGATCTCTTGAAGGATAACAATTTTAAGGTTTCTCAAGGCGCGCTTCAGGCTCTTGCCTCAGCTGCTGTGCTGTCCGGTGAGCATTTCAAACTGCATTTCAACGTTCTAGTGCCTGCTGTCGTTGAGCGTTTAGGTGACGGCAAACAACCTGTTCGTGACGCTGCTAGGCGCCTCTTGCTTACTCTTATGGAG GTTTCTTCTCCAACAATTATTGTTGAAAGAGCAGGTTCTTATGCCTGGACACATAAAAGCTGGAGAGTTCGAGAAGAGTTTGCCCGAACTGTCACATCAGCGATTGGCCTTTTTGCATCTACAGAGCTTCCTCTTCAGCGAGCTATTCTTCCTCCG ATTTTGCAGATGTTGAATGATTCAAATCCTGGTGTTAGGGAAGCAGCTATATTGTGCATTGAG GAGATGTATATGCAGGCTGGGCCTCAGTTCCGTGATGAACTTAACCGCCATCATCTTCCTATGTCGATG ATGAAAGACATTAATGCTAGGCTGGAGAAGATTCAACTGCAAATTCGCTCTTCAGATGGACTTGCAAGTACCTTTGCGCCAGTTGAGATGAAGCCTGCAACCATTAATCCCAAGAAAAGTAGTCCAAAGGCGAAGAGTTCATCTAGGGAGATGTCTCTTTTTGGAG GAGAAGACGTCACGGAAAAACCCATAGAACCAATCAAAGTATACTCTGAGAAGGAGCTTATTAGAGAATTTGAGAAAGTTGCTTCTACCTTCGTGCCTGAAAAGGATTGGTCTATACGCATTGCTGCAATGCAGAGAGTTGAAGGCCTTGTTTTGGGAG GTGCTGCTGACTACCCATGCTTTCGCGGACTATTAAAACAACTGGTTGGCCCTTTAAGCATGCAATTGTCTGATCGAAGGTCTAGCATTGTAAAGCAG GCTTGCCATCTTTTATCCTTTTTGTCAAAGGAGCTCTT GGACTTTGAGGCGTGTGCTGAATTGTTCATTCCA GTCCTTTTCAAGTTGGTTGTGATTACTGTACTTGTAATTGCAGAGTCTGCGGATAACTGCATAAAGACG ATGTTACGTAATTGCAAAGTTGCTCGTGCACTTTCTCGAATAGCTGATTGTGCAAAGAATGATCGTAGTGCAGTGCTCCGTGCAAG GTGTTGTGAATATGCCCTGTTAATATTAGAACATTGGCCCGATGCTCCAGAAATACAACGATCTGCTGATCTATATGAAGATCTTATTAGGTGTTGTGTTGGTGATGCAATGAGTGAG GTACGATCGACTGCAAGAATGTGCTACAGAATGTTTGCAAAGACTTGGCCAGATCGATCCCGTCGCTTATTTTCATCCTTTGATCCAGTCATTCAAAGG ATAATAAATGAAGAGGATGGTGGGATGCATAGGCGACATGCTTCTCCCTCTCTTCGTGATAGAGGTGGACAAATGTCATTTACCCCTCATGTCTCAACTTCTTCTAGTCTTCCTGGGTACGGAACTTCTGCCATAGTTGCAATGGACAGAAGTTCAAGTTTATCCTCTGGGACCTCCCTCTCATCTGGACTTCTTTTGTCACAAACGAAGTCTCTTAATAAAGGCTCTGAACGTAGTCTAGAAAGTGTTCTGCATGCAAGCAAACAAAAAGTCACTGCAATTGAAAGCATGCTCAGAGGTTTGGAAATATCTGAGAAACAGAATCCTTCAGCTCTTCGATCATCTAGTTTGGATCTAG GAGTTGACCCTCCATCATCTCGTGATCCACCCTTCCCTGCTTCTGTTCCAGCTTCTAATGATCACACAAACTCTTTATTGGAATCAACAATCTCTGGAATCAATAAAAGCAGTAATCTTACTAGTGGCATGATATGGTCTGATATCATTACACAAATTCGAGCTTCCAAAGATTCTGACAAGTTATTATATCGTGGAAATGTGGCAAATGAGTCTTTGCATTCACTTTCATCATACTCAGCTAGAAGGGCTTCTGAAAGGCTACAAGAAAGAGGTATTGAAGAGAATAATGACATCAAAGAGGCTAGGCGCTTCACAAACTCACACGTTGACAGACAGCATTTGGATACTCAAAGAGATGGAAACTTTAGGGATTCTCAACACAGTTATATTCCCAATTTCCAAAGACCACTTTTGAGAAAGCATGTGTCCGGGCGGATGTCTGCTGGAAGGAGAAGGAGTTTTGATGATAGCCAGCTCTCGCTTGGGGAAATGTCAAATTACACTGATGGTCCAGCCTCTCTCAATGATGCTCTTAGCGAAGGACTGAGTCCAAGTTCTGACTGGTGTGCAAGGGTTGCTACTTTTAATTATCTGCGGTCATTGCTGCAGCAAGGCCCAAAAGGTGTTCAAGAAGTAATTCAAAGTTTTGAGAAGGTAATGAAGTTGTTCTTCCAGCACTTGGATGATCCCCACCATAAAGTTGCACAGGCAGCTCTTTCAACACTAGCAGATATTATTACTTCTTGCCGGAAGCCCTTCGAGGGTTACATGGAAAGGACTTTGCCCCATGTTTTCTCTCGGCTGATTGATCCAAAGGAGTTAGTTAGGCAACCTTGTTCTACAACCTTGGACATTGTAAGTAAAACCTATAGTGTAGATTCCCTCTTACCTGCATTGCTCCGTTCACTGGATGAACAGCGGTCACCAAAGGCCAAGTTAGCTGTTATTGAGTTTGCTATATGTTCCTTTAACAAGCATGCAATGAACTCTGAAGGCGCTGGTAATATTGGCATCCTAAAGTTATGGCTTGCTAAGTTGACACCATTGGCCCATGACAAAAATACTAAACTTAAGGAAGCAGCTATTACATGCATTATATCTGTTTACTCCCATTATGATTCGACCGCCGTTCTTAATTTCATTCTTAGTTTATCAGTTGAAGAACAAAATTCCTTGAGACGAGCCCTGAAGCAATACACACCTCGTATTGAGGTAGATCTAATGAACTATTTGCAGAGTAAGAAAGATCGGCAGCGTCTCAAGTCCTCTTATGACCCATCTGATGTTGTTGGAACCTCTTCGGAAGAAGGATATGTTATTGCATCCAAAAATAGTCATTACTATGGAAGGTATTCTTCGGGTTCTGTTGACAGTGATGGCGGCAGGAAATGGAGTTCTGTTCAAGACTCAACCCTTATCACAGGCAGTATGGGCCATGCATCTTCTGATGAAACCAAGGAAAACTTGTATCTGAATCTTGAGACTGGTTCTAATGCTGATGTTAATTCAAAAGCTAAGGATCTGACAAATACGAACACATACCTGGAGGGTTTATCGTCACCACATGTGGACATTAATGTTTTGATGAACTCTGACCCCTTGGGGGTCTCTGAAGGTGCTGgacataaatttgaaatttcatctgAAATGGACCTTAATCATCATAAACCAGCTGCTATAAAGGTCAACTCTG TGGATACTGGACCAAGCATTCCCCAAATTCTTCACCTG ATTTGTAATGGGAATGACGGAAGCCCTACTACAAGTAAGCATGGTGCACTTCAGCAACTAATTGAAGCTTCTGTGGCTAGTGATCAATCAATTTGGAACAAG TACTTTAATCAGATTTTGACAGCTGTACTTGAGGTGTTGGATGATAATGATTCTTCAATTAGGGAGGTTGCTCTTTCATTGATAAATGAAATGCTCAAGAATCAG AAAGATGCCATGGAAGATTCTATCGAGATAGTAATTGAGAAGCTGCTTCATGTTACAAAAGATGTTCCCAAA GTTTCAAGTGAAGCTGAGCACTGCTTGACAATTGTGTTATCTCAGTATGATCCATTCAGATGTTTGAGT GTTATTGTCCCTTTGTTGGTCACAGAAGATGAGAAAATTCTTGTTACTTGCATAAACTGTTTAACAAAG CTTGTTGGTCGGCTCTCACAGGAGGAACTGATGGCTCAGTTGCCATCATTTTTACCTGCTCTTTTTGAAGCTTTTGGAAACCAGAGTGCAGATGTTCGCAAG ACGGTTGTTTTCTGTTTAGTGGATATTTATATCATGCTGGGTAAATCATTTTTGCCATACTTGGAGGGACTTAACAATACACAACTGCGGTTGGTGACCATTTATGCCAATAGGATCTCACAGGCTCGGTCAGGTACCACTCAATGA
- the LOC123223291 gene encoding NACHT, LRR and PYD domains-containing protein 14 isoform X2, with protein sequence MQRVNRVNQMAPKAPSLLFLTMEVLKTELLREDDLVPVICQMPLELFDILLTHLPPLGLQKLKREMPFDYWNDYGSTYDCSGNEKKRGRMWKFNTAWKILFKKRWPQIVHHTEPNDWEQMYWEAHLQSCLDEAAEVAVLPSFDGFIGDIKISGALLKHIGYEEQMNHSTCEYSMLYHHCQQFGCYTRSLRLQNVLCVDETCQLLKNSVLQSLIIVWVRSKRQVNSLSKLISQNLETLTSLEFRHCKLCAFFVHSICRALYDTSLGTHRIRHFSITASSLNENSIISHESSLSSVTLKLISFLSTGRSLHSLKFSDSHLDQFFGRLLFRDLVEASCGLSILDLSGNNLTGWLSKINRGSPSDSLFPLQAKTLQSLRFLNLRGNNLRKVDAEDLRYALLIMPNLESLDISDNPIEDDGIRSLISYFNQVSEKSHPLAKLNLENCDLSCDGVIALLDMLSKLRKPLNSLSIADNVLGSQVASALAKFLDTSIQVLNIGGIGLGSSGFRALEAGIQGELKLVNIDISKNRGGLETAKFLSKLMSCASELVEVNAGYNLMPSESLSIICSTLKVSKGHLQRVDLMGNNWDHQPAHVHMVAEFQHKGQPIVILPSPGAADVPYDGDP encoded by the exons ATGCAGCGAGTAAATAG GGTCAATCAAATGGCGCCAAAAGCTCCGTCTTTGTTGTTTCTAACCATGGAGGTACTGAAAACAGAGCTTCTTCGAG AGGATGATCTAGTACCAGTTATTTGCCAGATGCCGTTagaattatttgatattttattgacTCACTTGCCTCCCTTGGGCTTGCaaaagttaaaaagagaaat GCCATTTGATTACTGGAATGACTATGGGTCCACCTATGATTGTtcaggaaatgagaaaaaacgTGGAAG AATGTGGAAGTTCAATACAGCttggaaaatattattcaagaaGCGATGGCCACAGATTGTCCATCATACTGAACCAAATGACTGGGAGCAGATGTACTGGGAAGCACATTTGCAAAG TTGCCTAGATGAAGCAGCAGAGGTAGCTGTACTCCCATCTTTTGATGGTTTTATTGGTGACATAAAGATTTCAG GTGCTCTACTGAAACATATTGGTTATGAAGAGCAAATGAATCATTCAACTTGTGAATATTCCATGTTATATCACCATTGCCAGCAATTTGGGTGCTATACTAG ATCTCTAAGACTTCAAAATGTGCTTTGTGTTGACGAGACTTGT CAATTATTGAAAAACAGTGTGTTGCAAAGCTTGATAATAGTTTGGGTCAGATCTAAAAGACAG GTGAACAGCTTATCCAAGCTTATATCTCAAAATCTTGAAACATTAACATCACTTGAGTTTCGTCACTGCAAGCTATGTGCATTTTTCGTTCATTCAATTTGTCGTGCTCTTTACGATACGAGTTTGGGAACACATAGGATTCGGCACTTCTCAATCACTGCATCAAGCCTGAATGAAAACAGCATAATCTCTCATGAAAGCAGCTTAAGCTCCGTAACTCTGAAACTTATTTCATTTCTCTCTACTGGAAG GTCACTGCATTCGTTGAAATTCAGTGACAGCCATCTGGACCAATTTTTTGGAAGATTACTTTTTAGAGACCTGGTTGAGGCTTCATGTGGTTTGTCCATCCTTGATCTTTCTGGAAACAAT TTAACAGGATGGCTCTCTAAGATCAACCGGGGATCCCCAAGTGATTCCCTGTTTCCTCTACAAGCCAAGACTTTGCAATCATTACGTTTTCTCAATCTGAG GGGAAATAATCTCCGGAAAGTTGACGCAGAGGATCTTAGATATGCGCTGCTTATTATGCCTAATTTGGAGAGCTTGGATATTAGTGACAATCCCATTGAGGATGATGGAATCAG AAGTTTAATTTCCTATTTCAATCAAGTATCTGAAAAATCCCATCCCTTGGCTAAACTGAATTTGGAAAATTGCGACCTTTCCTGCGATGGTGTGATTGCACTTCTTGATATGCTTTCGAAGTTGAGAAAACCCCTGAATTCTCTCTCTATTGCTGATAATGTCCTTGGAAG TCAAGTAGCATCTGCTTTGGCAAAATTTTTGGACACATCTATTCAAGTACTAAATATTGGAGGAATTGGACTGGGTTCATCTGGCTTTCGGGCACTTGAAGCTGGAATACAGGGGGAGTTGAAGCTTGTCAATATTGACATAAG TAAAAATCGGGGTGGGTTGGAAACTGCAAAGTTTTTGTCAAAGCTCATGTCTTGTGCTTCAGAACTTGTTGAAGTTAATGCTGGATATAATCTGATGCCTTCAGAATCCTTGTCCATCATATGCTCCACCCTAAAGGTCTCAAAAG GCCATCTTCAGCGTGTGGACTTGATGGGGAACAACTGGGATCATCAACCAGCTCATGTTCACATGGTTGCTGAATTCCAGCATAAAGGCCAGCCTATTGTGATACTCCCATCACCGGGAGCCGCAGATGTGCCTTATGATGGTGATCCATAG
- the LOC123223291 gene encoding MDIS1-interacting receptor like kinase 1 isoform X1 produces MQRVNRVNQMAPKAPSLLFLTMEVLKTELLREDDLVPVICQMPLELFDILLTHLPPLGLQKLKREMPFDYWNDYGSTYDCSGNEKKRGRMWKFNTAWKILFKKRWPQIVHHTEPNDWEQMYWEAHLQSCLDEAAEVAVLPSFDGFIGDIKISGALLKHIGYEEQMNHSTCEYSMLYHHCQQFGCYTRSLRLQNVLCVDETCNQVLIFQSKEVTNLSVRAYVHANHHVYMSFSVLCMHFVYIISDSYFMQQLLKNSVLQSLIIVWVRSKRQVNSLSKLISQNLETLTSLEFRHCKLCAFFVHSICRALYDTSLGTHRIRHFSITASSLNENSIISHESSLSSVTLKLISFLSTGRSLHSLKFSDSHLDQFFGRLLFRDLVEASCGLSILDLSGNNLTGWLSKINRGSPSDSLFPLQAKTLQSLRFLNLRGNNLRKVDAEDLRYALLIMPNLESLDISDNPIEDDGIRSLISYFNQVSEKSHPLAKLNLENCDLSCDGVIALLDMLSKLRKPLNSLSIADNVLGSQVASALAKFLDTSIQVLNIGGIGLGSSGFRALEAGIQGELKLVNIDISKNRGGLETAKFLSKLMSCASELVEVNAGYNLMPSESLSIICSTLKVSKGHLQRVDLMGNNWDHQPAHVHMVAEFQHKGQPIVILPSPGAADVPYDGDP; encoded by the exons ATGCAGCGAGTAAATAG GGTCAATCAAATGGCGCCAAAAGCTCCGTCTTTGTTGTTTCTAACCATGGAGGTACTGAAAACAGAGCTTCTTCGAG AGGATGATCTAGTACCAGTTATTTGCCAGATGCCGTTagaattatttgatattttattgacTCACTTGCCTCCCTTGGGCTTGCaaaagttaaaaagagaaat GCCATTTGATTACTGGAATGACTATGGGTCCACCTATGATTGTtcaggaaatgagaaaaaacgTGGAAG AATGTGGAAGTTCAATACAGCttggaaaatattattcaagaaGCGATGGCCACAGATTGTCCATCATACTGAACCAAATGACTGGGAGCAGATGTACTGGGAAGCACATTTGCAAAG TTGCCTAGATGAAGCAGCAGAGGTAGCTGTACTCCCATCTTTTGATGGTTTTATTGGTGACATAAAGATTTCAG GTGCTCTACTGAAACATATTGGTTATGAAGAGCAAATGAATCATTCAACTTGTGAATATTCCATGTTATATCACCATTGCCAGCAATTTGGGTGCTATACTAG ATCTCTAAGACTTCAAAATGTGCTTTGTGTTGACGAGACTTGT AATCAAGTACTTATATTTCAATCTAAAGAAGTTACCAATCTATCCGTTCGTGCCTATGTACATGCAAATCATCATGTATATATGAGTTTTTCTGTGCTCTGTATGCACTTTGTATACATAATCTCTGATTCTTATTTCATGCAGCAATTATTGAAAAACAGTGTGTTGCAAAGCTTGATAATAGTTTGGGTCAGATCTAAAAGACAG GTGAACAGCTTATCCAAGCTTATATCTCAAAATCTTGAAACATTAACATCACTTGAGTTTCGTCACTGCAAGCTATGTGCATTTTTCGTTCATTCAATTTGTCGTGCTCTTTACGATACGAGTTTGGGAACACATAGGATTCGGCACTTCTCAATCACTGCATCAAGCCTGAATGAAAACAGCATAATCTCTCATGAAAGCAGCTTAAGCTCCGTAACTCTGAAACTTATTTCATTTCTCTCTACTGGAAG GTCACTGCATTCGTTGAAATTCAGTGACAGCCATCTGGACCAATTTTTTGGAAGATTACTTTTTAGAGACCTGGTTGAGGCTTCATGTGGTTTGTCCATCCTTGATCTTTCTGGAAACAAT TTAACAGGATGGCTCTCTAAGATCAACCGGGGATCCCCAAGTGATTCCCTGTTTCCTCTACAAGCCAAGACTTTGCAATCATTACGTTTTCTCAATCTGAG GGGAAATAATCTCCGGAAAGTTGACGCAGAGGATCTTAGATATGCGCTGCTTATTATGCCTAATTTGGAGAGCTTGGATATTAGTGACAATCCCATTGAGGATGATGGAATCAG AAGTTTAATTTCCTATTTCAATCAAGTATCTGAAAAATCCCATCCCTTGGCTAAACTGAATTTGGAAAATTGCGACCTTTCCTGCGATGGTGTGATTGCACTTCTTGATATGCTTTCGAAGTTGAGAAAACCCCTGAATTCTCTCTCTATTGCTGATAATGTCCTTGGAAG TCAAGTAGCATCTGCTTTGGCAAAATTTTTGGACACATCTATTCAAGTACTAAATATTGGAGGAATTGGACTGGGTTCATCTGGCTTTCGGGCACTTGAAGCTGGAATACAGGGGGAGTTGAAGCTTGTCAATATTGACATAAG TAAAAATCGGGGTGGGTTGGAAACTGCAAAGTTTTTGTCAAAGCTCATGTCTTGTGCTTCAGAACTTGTTGAAGTTAATGCTGGATATAATCTGATGCCTTCAGAATCCTTGTCCATCATATGCTCCACCCTAAAGGTCTCAAAAG GCCATCTTCAGCGTGTGGACTTGATGGGGAACAACTGGGATCATCAACCAGCTCATGTTCACATGGTTGCTGAATTCCAGCATAAAGGCCAGCCTATTGTGATACTCCCATCACCGGGAGCCGCAGATGTGCCTTATGATGGTGATCCATAG